A stretch of Columba livia isolate bColLiv1 breed racing homer unplaced genomic scaffold, bColLiv1.pat.W.v2 Scaffold_102, whole genome shotgun sequence DNA encodes these proteins:
- the LOC135577595 gene encoding olfactory receptor 14I1-like produces MSNSSSITQFLLLPFTDTRELQLLHFWLFLGIYLAALLGNGLIITTIACDQHLHTPMYFFLLNLSLLDLGSISTIVPKSMANSLWDTRTISYRGCATQLFFFLSLISVEYSLLTIMAYDRYVAICKPLRYGTLLGSRACVHMAAAAWASGFLNTFLHTVNTFSLPLCKGNAVDQFFCEIPHILKLSCSHSYLREVWLLVVSSCLVFGCFVFIVVSYVQIFRAVLRIPSEQGRHKAFSTCLPHLAVVSLFVSTGIFAHLKPPSIFSPNLDRVVSVLYSVVPPAVNPLIYSMRNKEIKDSLRKLFDQGILQYQ; encoded by the coding sequence atgtccaacagcagctccatcacccagttcctcctcttgccattcacagacacacgggagctgcagctcttgcacttctggctcttcctgggcatctacctggctgccctcctgggcaacggcctcatcatcaccaccatagcctgtgaccagcacctccacacccccatgtacttcttcctcctcaacctctccctccttgacttgggctccatctccaccattgtccccaaatccatggccaattccctttGGGACACCAGGACTATCTCCTATCGAGGATGTGctacacagctctttttttttctctccttgatcTCTGTTGAGTATtcccttctcaccatcatggcctatgaccgctacgttgccatctgcaaacccctgcgctacgggaccctcctgggcagcagagcttgtgtgcacatggcagcagctgcctgggccagtggCTTTCTCAACACTTTTCTACACACGGTCaacacattttcactgccactctgcaagggcaatgctgtggaccagttcttctgcgAAATTCCTCatatcctcaagctctcctgctcacactcctacctcagggaagtgTGGCTTCTTGTTGTTAGCTCCTGTTTAGtctttgggtgttttgtgttcattgtggtgtcctatgtgcagatcttcagggccgtgctgaggatcccctctgagcagggacggcacaaagccttttccacgtgcctccctcacctggccgtggtctccctgtttgtcagcactggtaTTTTTGCTCACCTGAAGCCCCCTTCCATCTTCTCCCCAAACCTAGATCGGGTGGTGTccgttctgtactcggtggtgcctccagcagtgaaccccctcatttACAGTATGAGGAACAAAGAGATCAAGGATTCCCTGAGGAAATTATTTGACCAAGGAATACTGCAGTATCAATAA